In Spirobacillus cienkowskii, a genomic segment contains:
- a CDS encoding ParB/RepB/Spo0J family partition protein: MNQNITNDTQTYEPPKPVTINHKYSEDSKNYYQNQIVEYLSVNLLTPLEKQPRYSFNQEGLEDLAQSIRTFGILQPIIVSLENNNQIKIIAGERRWRAAQIAGLDKVPCIIRELHDHSQLELALIENIQRESLSPVEEAKSFKQLLDDHNYSQDDLASRLGKSRTSITNTIRLLSLPEKILNDLHSRVVSAGHARALCSCENEKLQLKAHSIIVKKKLSVRQTEELVKTIKLEKTQKALIDSISPDLRYICNQYKGHLGTKVKITGDTNKGKIEISYYTLDDLERISELILGNVISPKNK; the protein is encoded by the coding sequence ATGAATCAAAACATAACAAATGATACTCAAACTTATGAGCCACCAAAACCAGTGACGATAAATCATAAGTATTCGGAAGATTCAAAAAACTACTATCAAAATCAAATTGTCGAATATCTTTCAGTAAATTTACTAACCCCATTAGAAAAACAGCCTAGATATTCTTTTAATCAAGAAGGTTTAGAGGATTTAGCACAAAGTATTAGAACTTTTGGAATTTTGCAGCCAATTATTGTTTCTCTAGAAAATAATAATCAAATAAAAATCATTGCTGGAGAAAGAAGATGGCGCGCTGCTCAAATTGCGGGACTCGATAAGGTCCCTTGTATTATAAGAGAACTTCATGATCATTCACAGTTAGAACTTGCGCTTATAGAAAATATCCAACGAGAATCGTTATCTCCTGTAGAAGAAGCAAAATCTTTTAAACAACTCTTAGATGACCACAATTACTCACAAGATGACCTGGCATCACGACTTGGAAAAAGTAGAACTTCGATAACAAACACAATTCGTTTATTATCGCTACCCGAAAAAATACTTAATGATCTCCATAGTAGAGTTGTATCAGCGGGCCACGCAAGAGCGTTATGCTCTTGTGAAAATGAAAAATTGCAATTAAAAGCTCATTCAATAATAGTTAAAAAAAAGCTTTCGGTCAGACAAACAGAAGAACTCGTAAAAACTATCAAATTAGAAAAAACACAAAAAGCGCTTATTGATTCAATCTCCCCTGATTTAAGATATATTTGCAATCAATATAAAGGACACTTAGGCACTAAAGTTAAAATTACAGGAGATACAAATAAAGGTAAAATTGAAATAAGCTACTACACTTTAGATGATTTAGAGCGAATATCAGAACTTATTTTAGGAAATGTTATTTCACCAAAAAACAAATAA
- a CDS encoding PhoH family protein, which yields MKKKFVIDTNVLLSNPSAIFSFEDNDVYIPISVIEELDTFKKGLSETGRNARHFSRILDDLREKGSLSNGIPLFNDRRDSGKVYVVLESDMALLPAHFERKPDNLILSVALILKKQAFDMPVILITKDSNLRIKADALGVDVSDFEADKVNIEELYTGIVEYEVESEILKKYLSSGSVSLEDYDLMPNQYVILRDIREPLQFVYGKFDHVTGHLKNLNLGGKDFVWGIYPRNLEQSFALDLLLDDDVKLVTLVGTAGTGKTLLAIAAGLEKTTDESKYQKLLVSRPIFPLGRDVGYLPGTLEEKLNPWMQPIFDNLELLLGGVTQGRQKRLSQSYHELINQGILEVEPLTYIRGRSIPNQFFIVDEAQNLTPHEIKTILTRAGENTKVILTGDPYQIDNPYVDAASNGLTYVVEKMKQEAIAGHVSLVKGERSPLATIAASLL from the coding sequence TTGAAAAAAAAATTTGTAATTGACACAAATGTGTTGTTATCGAATCCGAGTGCCATTTTCTCTTTTGAAGATAATGATGTGTATATCCCCATTTCTGTCATAGAGGAACTAGACACGTTTAAAAAAGGATTAAGTGAAACAGGGAGAAACGCAAGACACTTTTCTAGAATTTTAGATGATTTAAGAGAAAAGGGTTCATTAAGTAACGGAATACCTCTTTTTAACGACAGAAGAGACAGTGGTAAAGTTTATGTTGTTTTAGAATCTGATATGGCATTACTTCCTGCTCATTTTGAAAGAAAACCTGATAACCTTATTTTAAGTGTAGCATTAATACTTAAAAAACAAGCTTTTGATATGCCGGTAATTCTTATAACTAAAGACTCTAATTTAAGAATTAAAGCAGATGCTCTTGGTGTAGATGTTTCAGATTTTGAAGCAGATAAAGTAAATATTGAAGAGCTTTATACTGGTATTGTAGAATATGAAGTAGAATCTGAAATTTTAAAGAAATATTTATCTTCGGGTTCTGTTTCGTTAGAAGATTATGATCTTATGCCAAATCAGTATGTAATATTAAGAGATATTAGAGAACCGTTACAATTTGTTTATGGTAAATTTGATCATGTTACTGGGCATCTTAAAAATTTAAATTTAGGTGGAAAAGATTTTGTATGGGGTATTTATCCTAGAAATCTGGAGCAAAGTTTTGCACTAGATTTATTGTTGGATGATGATGTTAAGTTAGTCACTTTAGTTGGTACCGCAGGTACAGGTAAAACGCTTCTAGCGATTGCTGCAGGGCTAGAAAAAACAACAGATGAATCAAAATACCAAAAGCTGCTGGTAAGTAGACCAATTTTTCCGTTGGGTAGGGATGTAGGTTATTTGCCTGGTACTTTAGAAGAAAAATTAAACCCTTGGATGCAGCCTATTTTTGATAATTTGGAATTATTATTAGGTGGGGTCACTCAAGGAAGACAAAAAAGACTATCACAAAGTTATCATGAACTTATAAATCAGGGAATTTTAGAAGTAGAGCCTCTAACATATATTAGAGGAAGATCCATTCCTAATCAGTTTTTTATTGTTGATGAAGCGCAAAACTTAACTCCTCATGAAATTAAAACAATTTTGACTCGTGCTGGCGAAAACACTAAAGTTATACTTACTGGAGATCCTTATCAAATTGACAACCCATATGTTGATGCAGCATCAAATGGATTGACTTATGTTGTTGAAAAAATGAAGCAAGAAGCTATTGCGGGACATGTTTCTTTGGTTAAAGGAGAACGCTCACCATTGGCAACAATTGCAGCATCTTTATTATAA
- a CDS encoding DUF1924 domain-containing protein codes for MIRAFLLLAFFSVTAFAETPQDFLTQYEKLSGKSSISRGQQFFTKTHGKEWSCASCHNNPPTTQGKHMETGKRVKPLAPAFNPKRFTKEEKVNKWFKRNCNDVLGRECTWQEKADVLAYLISLK; via the coding sequence ATGATAAGAGCATTCTTATTATTAGCTTTTTTCTCAGTAACTGCATTTGCTGAAACTCCACAAGATTTCTTAACACAATACGAAAAATTGTCTGGTAAGTCTTCTATTTCTAGAGGGCAGCAATTTTTTACAAAAACACACGGAAAAGAATGGAGTTGCGCAAGTTGCCATAATAATCCCCCCACAACGCAAGGCAAGCACATGGAAACAGGTAAAAGAGTTAAGCCTCTTGCACCTGCATTTAATCCAAAAAGATTTACTAAAGAAGAAAAGGTAAACAAATGGTTTAAACGGAATTGTAATGATGTACTTGGTCGCGAATGTACTTGGCAGGAAAAAGCAGATGTTCTCGCATATTTAATATCTCTTAAATAA
- the atpA gene encoding F0F1 ATP synthase subunit alpha → MEHIRVDEISQLLKQKIQAFGRRAEVSETGTVVSIADGMARIYGLEKAMVSELIQFENGIKGIVLNLEEDNVGVAVFSGSESIREGMQVRRTGKVNSVSVGHQLLGRVVNALGEPIDGLGELNTTEVAPVEVKAPGIMARKSVHEPLQTGIKSIDSMIPIGRGQRELIIGDRQTGKTAIAVDTIINQKGSGVKCIYVAIGQKYSTIAQVVEKLRRAGALEYTTIVVAGASEAATLQFMAPYTGCTIGEYFRDRGEHAVVFYDDLTKHAQAYRELSLLLRRPPGREAYPGDVFYLHSRLLERACKLNDELGAGSLTAFPIIETQANDISAYIPTNVISITDGQIFLEADLFNAGMRPAVNAGLSVSRVGGAAQTGAMKQVAGNLRLELAQYRELAAFSQFGSDLDAATRKQISRGQRLTELLKQAQYSPLSMEKQVLTIFAAINGYLDNIEVRHVGTFERQMLNYFEAAHKKVLEQIATGKKMSNELQAEIKKALDEFVKRFEPNASKS, encoded by the coding sequence ATGGAGCATATCCGGGTTGATGAAATAAGCCAATTATTAAAACAAAAAATTCAAGCTTTTGGACGAAGGGCAGAAGTTTCTGAAACTGGCACTGTAGTGTCAATTGCAGATGGTATGGCTCGTATTTACGGCTTAGAAAAAGCTATGGTTAGTGAACTTATTCAATTTGAAAATGGTATTAAAGGGATTGTTCTTAACCTAGAAGAAGATAATGTTGGTGTTGCTGTATTTTCAGGTTCTGAGTCTATTCGAGAAGGCATGCAAGTTCGTCGAACTGGTAAGGTTAATAGTGTTTCTGTTGGCCACCAGCTTCTTGGAAGAGTTGTGAACGCTCTTGGTGAACCTATCGATGGTTTGGGAGAGTTAAATACAACTGAAGTTGCTCCTGTTGAAGTGAAAGCTCCTGGTATTATGGCTCGTAAAAGTGTTCATGAACCTCTTCAAACAGGAATTAAATCTATTGACTCTATGATTCCAATTGGTAGAGGTCAGCGTGAATTAATTATTGGAGACAGGCAAACAGGTAAAACTGCAATTGCTGTTGATACCATTATTAATCAAAAAGGTAGTGGCGTTAAATGTATTTATGTTGCAATTGGTCAAAAATATTCAACAATTGCTCAGGTCGTTGAAAAACTACGTCGTGCTGGTGCATTAGAATATACAACAATTGTTGTTGCAGGAGCTTCTGAGGCAGCAACTTTACAATTTATGGCGCCTTATACTGGTTGTACAATTGGTGAATATTTTAGAGATCGCGGAGAGCACGCTGTTGTATTTTATGATGATCTTACAAAACATGCGCAAGCTTATCGCGAGTTGTCATTGTTATTAAGAAGACCTCCAGGACGTGAAGCGTATCCTGGTGATGTATTTTATTTGCATAGTCGTTTGCTTGAGAGAGCGTGTAAACTTAATGATGAACTTGGGGCTGGTAGTTTAACAGCATTTCCAATTATTGAAACGCAAGCTAATGATATTTCTGCATACATTCCAACAAACGTTATATCCATTACTGATGGACAAATTTTTCTTGAAGCAGACTTATTCAATGCAGGTATGAGACCAGCAGTTAACGCAGGTTTATCAGTATCTCGTGTTGGTGGCGCAGCTCAAACGGGTGCAATGAAACAGGTTGCCGGTAACCTTCGCCTTGAATTGGCTCAGTACCGTGAGTTAGCTGCATTTTCGCAGTTTGGTTCTGATCTTGATGCTGCAACGCGTAAGCAAATTAGCCGTGGTCAGCGACTCACTGAATTGCTTAAGCAAGCTCAGTACTCTCCATTATCTATGGAAAAACAAGTTCTTACTATTTTTGCTGCAATTAATGGTTATCTCGACAATATTGAAGTGCGCCATGTGGGTACATTTGAACGCCAAATGTTGAATTATTTTGAAGCAGCACATAAGAAAGTATTAGAGCAAATCGCAACAGGTAAAAAAATGAGTAATGAATTGCAAGCGGAAATTAAAAAAGCCCTTGACGAATTTGTAAAGAGGTTTGAGCCAAATGCCAGCAAGTCTTAA
- the atpC gene encoding ATP synthase F1 subunit epsilon, producing MAESKGNMRVVILTPYKRLFDLSGVTELYFPIENGVIGVLPGHAPMVTAVGTGILIYTQNDVSGFFKVSGGVAEVTGGSVTLLVDVAEDASQIDLERARKALERAESRLNTKTSDSELDTKRAEFARLKALSRIQASELNKNKQSQTSKPE from the coding sequence ATGGCAGAATCAAAAGGAAATATGAGAGTTGTTATTTTAACTCCCTACAAGCGACTTTTCGATCTTTCTGGGGTTACGGAACTCTATTTTCCCATTGAAAATGGTGTTATTGGGGTTTTGCCTGGGCATGCTCCAATGGTGACTGCAGTTGGAACAGGTATATTGATTTATACTCAGAATGATGTTTCTGGCTTTTTTAAAGTTTCTGGTGGTGTTGCTGAAGTCACTGGTGGTTCTGTCACTTTATTGGTTGATGTTGCTGAAGATGCATCTCAAATTGATTTGGAAAGAGCAAGAAAAGCTTTAGAAAGAGCCGAGAGTCGTTTGAATACAAAAACCTCCGACAGTGAGCTTGATACGAAACGCGCTGAGTTTGCACGTTTAAAAGCGCTTTCTCGAATTCAAGCTTCAGAATTAAATAAAAACAAACAATCTCAAACTAGTAAACCTGAATGA
- a CDS encoding cytochrome b/b6 domain-containing protein, giving the protein MNNKVLVWDFPVRIFHWGLAICFVGSWLTSESEEYKMLHISFGYTGVLLLLFRIYWGFFGTKYSKFKTFIYRFVEIKKYIYNVFYKKKNHYIGHNPAAGLMMLFLMILFLLTSFSGFLLYKEFVESKDFHEIFANITMILVIGHVLAAIVMSIMEKQNLVKSMVTGEKKGISKEGIKESKLVVGVFLIIVSVVFFYLLITHHIPALTQ; this is encoded by the coding sequence ATGAATAATAAAGTTTTGGTTTGGGATTTTCCAGTAAGAATATTTCACTGGGGATTAGCAATTTGTTTTGTTGGTTCATGGCTAACCTCAGAGTCAGAAGAATATAAAATGTTACATATTTCTTTTGGATATACAGGTGTTTTACTCTTATTATTTCGTATTTATTGGGGGTTTTTTGGTACTAAATATTCAAAATTTAAAACATTTATATATCGTTTTGTAGAAATTAAAAAATATATTTATAATGTTTTTTATAAGAAAAAAAATCATTATATTGGGCATAACCCAGCTGCGGGTCTTATGATGTTATTTTTGATGATTTTATTTTTATTAACTTCATTTAGTGGATTTTTACTTTATAAAGAGTTTGTTGAATCAAAGGATTTTCATGAAATATTTGCTAATATAACTATGATTTTAGTGATTGGACATGTGCTTGCTGCTATTGTAATGAGTATAATGGAAAAACAAAATCTTGTTAAATCTATGGTAACAGGTGAGAAAAAAGGCATCTCTAAAGAGGGTATTAAAGAGTCAAAATTAGTTGTTGGAGTATTTCTTATTATTGTTTCAGTTGTCTTTTTTTATTTGTTAATAACTCATCATATTCCTGCTCTCACTCAGTAA
- the atpD gene encoding F0F1 ATP synthase subunit beta produces the protein MAELGKIIQVMGPVVDVQFTSGNLPEIYHALRTTNTTISSEKENLVLEVAQHLGENTVRAIAMDSTEGLSRGVPVRNTGEQISVPVGNSVLGRILNVVGEPIDGKGSIETNVHYPIHRKAPDFTKQSTKLEMLETGIKVVDLLAPYQKGGKIGLFGGAGVGKTVLIMELINNIAKQHGGYSVFAGVGERTREGNDLYHEMKDSGVLDKVALVYGQMNEPPGARARVALSGLSVAEYFRDEQNQDVLFFVDNIFRFTQAGAEISALLGRIPSAVGYQPNLATEMGDLQERITSTNTGSITSVQAIYVPADDYTDPAPATAFAHLDATTNLDRSLTEKGIYPAVHPLNSTSRILDPQVVGDEHYNTARRVQQILQRYKELQDIIAILGMDELSEEDKLVVARARRIERFLSQPFHVAEVFTGNPGRYVKVTDTVRSFKEVCDGKWDHLPEAAFYMVGGIEEAIEKAKKMGVPV, from the coding sequence ATGGCTGAGTTAGGAAAAATTATTCAAGTTATGGGACCAGTTGTTGATGTTCAGTTCACAAGTGGTAATTTACCAGAAATTTATCATGCTTTACGTACAACCAATACGACTATTAGCAGTGAAAAAGAAAACCTTGTTCTCGAGGTTGCACAGCACTTAGGTGAAAACACAGTAAGAGCTATTGCTATGGACTCTACAGAAGGCTTAAGCCGCGGCGTTCCTGTTCGCAATACCGGAGAACAAATTTCTGTTCCAGTCGGTAACTCGGTTCTTGGACGTATTTTAAATGTAGTGGGCGAGCCAATTGATGGTAAAGGCTCTATTGAAACAAATGTGCATTATCCTATCCATCGCAAGGCTCCTGATTTTACCAAGCAGAGTACTAAGCTTGAAATGTTAGAAACTGGAATTAAAGTTGTGGATCTTCTTGCTCCATACCAAAAAGGTGGAAAAATTGGTTTGTTTGGTGGTGCTGGAGTTGGTAAAACCGTACTTATTATGGAACTTATCAATAACATTGCTAAGCAACATGGTGGCTATTCTGTGTTTGCAGGTGTTGGTGAAAGAACGCGTGAAGGAAACGATCTTTATCATGAAATGAAAGATTCTGGCGTTCTTGATAAAGTGGCTCTTGTTTACGGGCAAATGAATGAACCACCTGGGGCGCGTGCTCGAGTGGCTTTATCTGGATTATCTGTTGCAGAATATTTCCGTGATGAGCAAAATCAAGACGTTCTTTTCTTTGTAGACAATATTTTCCGCTTTACACAAGCAGGAGCTGAAATTTCGGCGTTGCTTGGTCGTATTCCATCTGCGGTGGGTTATCAACCAAACTTAGCGACTGAAATGGGTGATTTACAAGAGCGAATTACGTCTACAAACACCGGATCCATTACTTCTGTTCAAGCGATTTATGTTCCGGCGGATGATTATACAGACCCAGCGCCTGCAACAGCATTTGCGCACCTTGATGCAACAACAAACTTGGATCGCTCTTTAACTGAAAAGGGAATTTATCCAGCAGTTCACCCATTAAATTCTACAAGTCGAATTCTTGATCCACAGGTTGTAGGTGATGAGCATTACAATACTGCACGTAGGGTTCAGCAAATTCTACAAAGATATAAAGAACTACAAGATATTATTGCAATTCTTGGAATGGACGAGCTTTCTGAAGAAGATAAACTCGTTGTTGCGCGCGCAAGAAGAATTGAACGGTTTCTTTCTCAACCATTTCATGTTGCTGAAGTATTTACTGGAAACCCTGGACGTTACGTTAAAGTTACAGATACCGTTCGCAGTTTCAAAGAAGTATGTGATGGAAAGTGGGATCATCTTCCTGAAGCCGCATTTTATATGGTTGGTGGTATTGAAGAAGCGATTGAAAAAGCGAAAAAGATGGGTGTTCCCGTCTAA
- the atpH gene encoding ATP synthase F1 subunit delta, whose amino-acid sequence MKKFSGSLARRYGTALFECAVEASNKVDSSIFDNFVEISSALLVQCDKNMTSYFANPTLSFEEKIKLLDEILNKILMGSKISSEFREFLKIVIANHRFSELTSILKYFLAKADEYRGITRAKIVSAKKLEESSVTDFSDALHNVLNKKVLLETEIDESLRSGFIIKIGNTNVDASLRSRLLNLKESLS is encoded by the coding sequence ATGAAAAAGTTTTCGGGATCATTAGCAAGGCGTTATGGAACCGCACTTTTTGAGTGTGCAGTTGAAGCTTCTAACAAAGTTGATTCTTCAATATTTGATAATTTTGTTGAAATTTCTAGCGCATTATTGGTTCAATGTGATAAAAATATGACTTCATATTTTGCAAATCCCACTCTTTCTTTTGAAGAAAAAATTAAGTTACTAGATGAAATTTTAAACAAAATTTTAATGGGAAGTAAAATTTCTTCTGAGTTTAGAGAGTTTTTGAAAATTGTAATTGCAAATCACCGTTTTTCTGAACTGACGTCAATATTAAAATACTTTTTAGCAAAAGCTGATGAGTATCGTGGCATTACTAGAGCTAAGATTGTATCGGCAAAAAAACTTGAAGAAAGTAGTGTTACAGATTTTTCTGATGCTCTTCATAATGTTTTAAATAAAAAGGTTTTGCTAGAGACCGAAATTGATGAATCTTTACGGTCTGGATTTATAATAAAAATAGGAAATACTAATGTAGATGCGAGCTTACGTTCTCGTCTTTTGAATCTTAAAGAGTCTTTGAGTTAG
- the atpG gene encoding ATP synthase F1 subunit gamma, giving the protein MPASLKDLRNKIKSVKGTQQITKAMKLVSAAKFGRAQHNVVNARPYAQSLSQLTSRIAGVANDASNHPLMQTSSCKNAIVLVISSERGLCGGYNANVTKHAIKTVSDLEEEGYKVTTVCIGKKALQFLSRKRKQVSKGKDDIVYVSEEQYSANPSMLMSESGLVSIATHFDKPTNASAMRLSEAFGKLYSDGNIGKFLVVYNKFQSAMSQTPTSEVVLPLHIDAASVDAEPIFEPEVDELLTFVIPRYMTSRVFQTLLEAIASEHGARMTAMDNATRNAKEMERKLQITYQRARQAAITKELIEIISGAEAL; this is encoded by the coding sequence ATGCCAGCAAGTCTTAAGGATCTTCGCAATAAAATAAAAAGCGTTAAGGGAACCCAACAAATTACTAAGGCAATGAAGTTGGTTTCTGCTGCAAAATTTGGCCGAGCTCAGCACAATGTCGTGAATGCTAGGCCTTACGCCCAGTCATTATCTCAGCTTACTTCAAGAATTGCAGGTGTTGCAAACGATGCATCAAACCATCCTTTGATGCAAACCTCTTCGTGTAAAAATGCAATTGTTCTTGTTATTTCTTCTGAAAGAGGATTATGCGGTGGCTATAATGCTAACGTTACTAAACATGCAATAAAAACTGTTTCTGACCTTGAAGAAGAGGGTTACAAAGTAACTACTGTATGCATTGGAAAAAAGGCGCTTCAGTTCTTGAGTCGAAAAAGAAAACAAGTTTCTAAAGGCAAAGACGACATAGTTTATGTTTCAGAAGAACAGTATAGTGCTAATCCCTCAATGCTAATGTCTGAAAGTGGTTTAGTTTCTATAGCGACACATTTTGACAAACCAACAAATGCGTCAGCGATGCGTTTGTCCGAAGCGTTTGGTAAACTTTATTCAGATGGTAATATTGGTAAATTTCTTGTTGTCTATAATAAATTTCAATCTGCTATGTCTCAGACTCCAACATCTGAAGTTGTTTTGCCGCTTCATATTGATGCTGCATCAGTTGATGCAGAGCCTATATTTGAACCTGAAGTTGATGAATTGCTTACTTTTGTTATTCCGCGTTACATGACTTCGAGAGTTTTTCAAACTCTTTTAGAAGCAATTGCCAGTGAACACGGCGCAAGAATGACTGCAATGGATAATGCTACTCGCAATGCTAAGGAAATGGAAAGAAAGCTTCAGATTACTTATCAGCGTGCTAGACAGGCAGCAATTACTAAAGAACTTATTGAAATTATAAGCGGTGCAGAAGCATTGTAA
- a CDS encoding methylglyoxal synthase — MPNFFKKVTIPNKKRIVLIAHDSKKKELIDWVNINCNKLSDHELYATGTSGRLIEKETGLKVTCFESGPLGGDMQAGAFITEGKLDLILFFWDPLESQPHDPDIRALLRIAVVWNVPLACNVATADFLVSSIYFSNSYTKTIKDFTTYKKRKIINKN; from the coding sequence ATGCCAAATTTTTTTAAAAAAGTAACGATTCCAAATAAAAAAAGAATTGTTTTGATTGCCCATGATAGTAAGAAAAAAGAATTGATTGATTGGGTAAATATAAATTGTAATAAATTATCAGATCATGAACTTTATGCAACAGGTACATCTGGAAGATTAATTGAAAAAGAAACTGGATTAAAAGTAACATGTTTTGAAAGCGGTCCATTAGGTGGAGATATGCAGGCAGGAGCATTTATTACAGAAGGTAAATTAGATTTAATTCTATTTTTTTGGGATCCACTTGAATCACAGCCGCATGATCCCGATATTAGAGCATTGCTAAGAATTGCTGTTGTATGGAATGTTCCGCTTGCTTGCAACGTTGCAACAGCTGATTTTTTGGTTAGTTCAATTTATTTTTCAAACTCTTATACTAAAACAATAAAAGATTTTACAACATATAAAAAAAGAAAAATAATTAATAAAAATTAA
- the glmS gene encoding glutamine--fructose-6-phosphate transaminase (isomerizing), protein MCGVIGYIGSGATPEFFYNALKRLEYRGYDSAGIAMMDSTGVFIQRAEGKLLNLQKKLDKFPSSTKIGIGHTRWATHGKPSEANAHPHRSENIILLHNGIIENYKTIKNFLIEKGYNFLSETDTEVAAHLLNYEYKKQNDKLKPIEKMKKAIYAVVSQIKGAFAFGILCTEIPDTLFVVKYGSPIVLGVGDNENYMASGITALVDHTRSVIILEDKEIAFLTAEDISIVDFTGNPINRDPILVSWSTSMLEKNGYDHFMLKEIHEQPQAVAQTIKGRYDKLSGKINLSGYGIKNLKLTEIDRIQIIACGTSYYAGCLSRYFIEKFSGIPVEVELASEFRYKAPTMNSKTLCVAISQSGETIDTLQAMKFAKENHAKTIAIVNVPGSSIAHVCDEESLIFAGPEVGVASTKAFSAQLSSLMILALALAQENKKLSSEKITEYIDELVKVPSFIEKLLEKSNLIKDISEKYASLSSLLYIGRGYHWPVALEGALKLKEISYIHAEGYAAGELKHGPIALIDENMHVVCIAPKDLYYEKTLSNIEEIRARGGKILAIGTEGDNDLQSISNDFIGIPECSDLILPFLTTVPMHLLAYWIAVKKGTDVDQPRNLAKSVTVE, encoded by the coding sequence ATGTGTGGAGTTATAGGATATATTGGCTCTGGAGCCACACCTGAATTTTTTTATAATGCTTTAAAACGATTAGAATATCGAGGATATGATTCTGCAGGTATAGCAATGATGGATTCTACCGGTGTTTTTATTCAACGTGCAGAAGGTAAACTTTTAAATTTACAAAAAAAACTTGATAAATTTCCTAGCTCTACAAAAATTGGAATTGGCCATACTCGTTGGGCGACACATGGAAAACCCTCGGAAGCAAATGCACATCCTCATCGTTCAGAAAATATAATTTTATTGCATAATGGTATAATAGAAAATTATAAAACGATTAAGAATTTTTTGATTGAAAAAGGATATAATTTTCTTAGTGAAACAGATACAGAAGTTGCTGCTCATTTATTAAATTATGAATATAAAAAACAAAATGATAAACTAAAACCAATAGAAAAAATGAAAAAAGCAATTTATGCTGTAGTTTCGCAAATTAAGGGCGCATTTGCTTTTGGAATTTTATGTACAGAAATACCAGATACTTTATTTGTAGTAAAATATGGTTCTCCAATAGTTTTAGGAGTTGGGGATAATGAAAATTATATGGCATCTGGAATTACAGCTTTAGTAGATCATACGCGGTCTGTAATAATTCTTGAAGATAAAGAAATAGCTTTTTTAACAGCAGAAGATATATCTATAGTTGATTTTACTGGAAACCCAATAAATAGAGATCCTATTTTAGTTTCTTGGTCTACAAGTATGTTAGAAAAAAATGGTTATGATCACTTTATGCTAAAAGAAATACACGAGCAACCACAAGCAGTCGCTCAAACTATTAAAGGAAGATATGATAAATTATCAGGTAAAATTAATTTATCTGGATACGGAATTAAGAATTTAAAATTAACAGAAATTGATCGAATTCAAATTATCGCATGCGGAACGAGTTACTATGCTGGTTGTTTATCTCGTTACTTTATAGAAAAATTTTCTGGAATTCCTGTTGAAGTAGAGTTAGCAAGTGAGTTTAGGTACAAAGCGCCAACTATGAATAGTAAGACCTTGTGTGTTGCAATATCGCAAAGTGGTGAAACTATTGACACACTTCAAGCAATGAAGTTCGCAAAAGAAAATCATGCAAAAACAATTGCAATAGTTAATGTTCCTGGTAGCAGTATTGCGCATGTTTGTGATGAAGAAAGTTTAATTTTTGCAGGGCCAGAAGTTGGTGTCGCTAGTACTAAAGCGTTTTCTGCCCAATTAAGTTCTTTAATGATACTTGCTTTAGCTTTAGCACAAGAAAATAAAAAATTAAGTTCTGAAAAAATTACAGAATATATAGACGAATTGGTTAAAGTACCAAGTTTTATAGAAAAATTATTAGAAAAATCTAATTTAATTAAAGATATTTCTGAAAAATATGCGAGTTTATCAAGTTTGCTATATATTGGCAGAGGGTATCATTGGCCTGTAGCCTTAGAGGGAGCTTTAAAGTTAAAAGAAATTTCTTATATTCACGCTGAAGGTTATGCTGCAGGTGAATTAAAGCATGGGCCAATTGCGTTAATTGATGAAAATATGCATGTTGTGTGCATTGCTCCTAAAGATTTGTATTATGAAAAAACATTAAGTAACATAGAAGAAATTAGGGCAAGAGGTGGTAAAATTCTTGCTATTGGTACAGAAGGAGATAATGATTTACAAAGTATTTCAAATGATTTTATTGGAATACCAGAATGTAGTGATCTTATTCTCCCATTTTTAACTACAGTACCAATGCACTTATTAGCATATTGGATTGCGGTAAAAAAAGGTACAGATGTTGATCAACCCCGAAATTTAGCTAAAAGCGTAACTGTTGAGTAA